One Novosphingobium sp. G106 DNA segment encodes these proteins:
- a CDS encoding xanthine dehydrogenase family protein molybdopterin-binding subunit, with amino-acid sequence MGNGFPRLEDARLLTGRGTFVDDVVIPGTLHAAFVRSPVARGKIRSIDTSGAISLPGVQAILRGEDLAPLDLKLKSGHVTPMAGERIVPALATGEVLYVGDPVAIVIADDRYIAEDAAGLVVVDYEEETPVVTMADARTGARVHPDVEGNICSTMQIPADFGDVFETAAHVVSETIRHQRIAHSPMETRGILAALRGEQLLVHMATQGTHSIARDLIGILGRPDLDIRVISKDVGGAFGLKSRPWREEIAVIGAALLLGRPVKWIEDRYENLTTANQAREQEYRIKVAFDAEGLLLASHFEGEVNNGVYPHYPDSGAAAAIFLWAPYKIPRYGFRSDGLFTNTVGIAAYRGPWAMESLARETAIDIAARKMGIEPVELRRRNLVKAADLPHTTTIGMVLEDVTPSECLDQLLTKVDLAAFRKEQAEARKQGRYLGIGIATYVEPTAMTSHAPFASEIATVRIGPTGRVTAGLGTHSQGQGTQTTMAQIIADTLGVRIEEVTIVEDDSSATGYGGGAGGSRQAVAGGGAAMGASQMLLAKVKQVAAHLLNASPEAVRVEDGQVHVEGAPEMTRSLSEIAAVAYNEPKRLPEGMEAGLEINYRHQSPPVTFASAAHACVVEVCTETGRVNILRWVASEDCGVVIHPAVVEGQIAGGLAQAIGMVLLEDMPFDAQGNPAAATFKDYLLPSITDVPEIEFTHIVTPAKGLGGFRGVGEGGAIIGPPALINAIYDALSPFDVTCLDLPLSPSRLLDAIEKGSR; translated from the coding sequence TTGGGCAACGGGTTCCCCCGCCTGGAAGATGCCCGGCTGCTGACCGGACGCGGGACTTTCGTCGATGATGTGGTGATCCCCGGGACGCTGCACGCGGCCTTCGTGCGCAGCCCCGTTGCGCGCGGGAAGATCCGGTCGATTGACACCTCAGGGGCGATCTCTTTGCCTGGCGTTCAGGCGATCTTGCGCGGCGAAGATCTTGCGCCGCTCGATCTGAAGCTCAAGAGCGGGCACGTCACGCCGATGGCCGGCGAACGGATCGTGCCCGCGCTCGCCACGGGCGAGGTGCTCTACGTCGGCGATCCGGTGGCCATCGTCATCGCCGACGATCGCTACATTGCCGAGGACGCCGCCGGGCTGGTCGTGGTGGACTACGAGGAAGAAACCCCCGTCGTCACGATGGCGGATGCGCGGACAGGCGCGCGCGTCCATCCCGACGTCGAGGGCAACATCTGCTCGACCATGCAGATCCCCGCCGATTTCGGCGACGTGTTCGAGACCGCCGCCCATGTCGTCAGCGAGACCATCCGCCACCAGCGGATCGCCCATTCGCCGATGGAAACGCGCGGGATCCTGGCTGCGCTGCGCGGCGAGCAACTGCTCGTCCACATGGCGACCCAAGGCACGCACAGCATCGCCCGCGACCTGATCGGCATTCTCGGCCGGCCCGACCTCGACATCCGCGTCATCAGCAAGGACGTGGGCGGCGCCTTCGGCCTCAAGTCCCGCCCCTGGCGCGAGGAGATCGCGGTGATCGGTGCTGCCCTCCTGTTGGGCAGGCCGGTCAAGTGGATCGAGGACCGCTACGAGAACCTGACCACCGCCAACCAGGCGCGTGAGCAGGAATACCGGATCAAGGTGGCCTTCGATGCCGAGGGGCTCCTGCTCGCCTCGCATTTCGAGGGTGAGGTCAACAACGGGGTCTATCCGCACTATCCGGACTCAGGCGCGGCGGCGGCAATCTTCCTCTGGGCGCCCTACAAGATCCCGCGCTACGGCTTCCGCAGCGATGGGCTGTTCACCAATACGGTGGGCATCGCCGCCTATCGCGGCCCCTGGGCGATGGAATCGCTGGCGCGCGAGACCGCGATCGACATCGCCGCGCGCAAGATGGGCATCGAGCCGGTTGAACTGCGCCGCAGGAACCTGGTCAAGGCTGCCGACCTGCCGCACACGACTACGATCGGCATGGTGCTGGAGGACGTGACCCCGTCCGAATGCCTCGACCAGTTGCTCACCAAGGTCGATCTCGCGGCCTTCCGCAAGGAACAGGCCGAGGCGCGCAAGCAGGGGCGCTATCTCGGCATCGGCATTGCGACCTATGTCGAGCCGACCGCGATGACTTCGCATGCGCCCTTCGCTTCGGAGATCGCGACGGTCCGCATCGGCCCGACCGGACGAGTCACCGCCGGCCTCGGCACCCATTCGCAGGGCCAGGGCACGCAGACGACGATGGCGCAGATTATCGCCGACACGCTGGGCGTCCGGATCGAGGAAGTGACCATCGTCGAGGACGATTCCTCGGCAACCGGCTATGGCGGCGGTGCGGGCGGCAGCCGCCAGGCCGTGGCCGGCGGCGGCGCCGCGATGGGCGCCTCGCAGATGCTGCTGGCCAAGGTCAAGCAGGTTGCCGCGCATCTGCTCAACGCCAGCCCCGAAGCGGTCCGGGTCGAAGACGGGCAGGTCCACGTCGAGGGTGCGCCCGAGATGACCCGCAGCCTGAGCGAGATTGCCGCGGTCGCCTATAACGAGCCGAAGCGGCTGCCCGAAGGCATGGAAGCGGGGCTGGAGATCAACTACCGCCACCAGTCGCCGCCCGTCACTTTCGCCAGTGCGGCGCATGCCTGCGTGGTCGAGGTCTGCACCGAGACCGGCCGGGTGAATATCCTGCGCTGGGTGGCTTCGGAGGACTGCGGCGTGGTGATCCATCCGGCCGTCGTCGAAGGCCAGATCGCCGGCGGCCTTGCCCAGGCGATCGGCATGGTGCTGCTCGAGGACATGCCGTTCGACGCGCAGGGCAATCCGGCGGCGGCGACGTTCAAGGACTACCTGCTGCCGAGCATCACCGACGTCCCCGAGATCGAGTTCACCCACATCGTCACGCCGGCCAAGGGCCTTGGCGGCTTTCGCGGCGTCGGCGAGGGCGGGGCGATCATCGGGCCGCCGGCGCTGATCAACGCGATCTACGACGCGCTGTCTCCGTTCGACGTGACCTGCCTGGACCTGCCGCTCTCGCCCTCGCGCCTGCTCGATGCGATCGAGAAGGGCTCCCGCTAG